One part of the Caproiciproducens sp. CPB-2 genome encodes these proteins:
- a CDS encoding histidine phosphatase family protein has translation MTRIILVRHCEALGNTRGVFQGSTDCDISGNAEAQLDLLSIRCRNMPIGAIYSSPLQRAYKTAQAINRFHDLPIQVEPGLREINGGILEGRLWKEMPERFPNEWDTWLNRPWDFAPPEGEPMRQVYQRVWEGITGIVRKNRGKTVCAVSHGCAIRNILCSALHKPLEQINQVAGSANTAISVIDFDDNLYSTVVSMNDASHLTPEVSSTAKFVWWKQNNREASGKRGSL, from the coding sequence ATGACACGAATCATACTTGTGCGCCACTGCGAAGCGCTGGGAAACACGAGAGGCGTTTTTCAGGGGAGCACCGACTGCGATATTTCCGGAAACGCCGAAGCGCAGCTTGACCTTTTGAGCATCCGGTGCCGCAACATGCCGATCGGCGCGATTTATTCCAGCCCGTTGCAGCGGGCGTATAAAACGGCGCAGGCGATCAACCGCTTTCACGATCTGCCCATTCAGGTGGAACCGGGCCTGCGTGAAATCAACGGCGGGATTCTGGAAGGCCGGCTCTGGAAGGAGATGCCCGAACGCTTTCCGAACGAATGGGATACCTGGCTGAACCGCCCCTGGGATTTTGCCCCGCCGGAGGGGGAGCCCATGCGGCAGGTCTATCAAAGGGTATGGGAGGGCATTACCGGTATTGTCCGGAAAAACCGGGGGAAAACCGTCTGTGCCGTTTCGCACGGCTGCGCCATCCGCAATATCCTCTGCAGCGCGCTGCATAAGCCGCTTGAGCAGATCAATCAGGTGGCGGGTTCCGCCAATACCGCGATCAGCGTGATTGATTTCGACGATAACCTGTACAGCACGGTGGTTTCTATGAACGACGCTTCCCACCTGACGCCGGAGGTCTCCTCCACCGCGAAATTCGTGTGGTGGAAGCAGAACAACCGGGAAGCGTCCGGGAAAAGAGGATCGTTATGA
- a CDS encoding dihydroorotate dehydrogenase, with protein sequence MADLRVSIAGVAFQNPIVAASGTFGFGREYSELYPLSTLGGISCKGITLTARPGNPPPRIAETPGGMLNAVGLQNPGVDRFIEYDLPWLKQQGTVIIANIAGNTPEDYCRMAEKLSGTDVDMIELNISCPNVKQGGVQFGTSCAGAEGVTAAVRKYCKKPLMVKLSPNVGDIGEIAAAAESAGADAISMINTLTGMRIDIHTRRPVIRNNTGGLSGPALLPVAVRMVSQVYKRVKIPIIGMGGISKWQDAVEMLLAGASALQIGTVLFTDPYAPVKILDGLSEYLDRNHIAKAAELTGKMIPWES encoded by the coding sequence ATGGCGGATTTACGGGTAAGCATTGCGGGTGTTGCGTTTCAAAACCCGATTGTCGCGGCGTCCGGAACCTTCGGCTTCGGCCGTGAATACAGCGAGCTTTATCCGCTCAGCACTCTGGGGGGGATTTCCTGCAAGGGGATCACGCTTACCGCGCGCCCCGGCAACCCGCCGCCCCGCATCGCGGAAACGCCGGGCGGGATGCTGAACGCCGTCGGGCTGCAGAATCCGGGGGTGGACCGTTTTATCGAATATGATCTGCCGTGGCTGAAACAGCAGGGAACGGTGATCATCGCGAACATCGCGGGCAATACGCCGGAGGATTACTGCCGGATGGCGGAAAAGCTTTCCGGAACCGATGTGGATATGATCGAGCTGAATATTTCCTGCCCCAACGTCAAACAGGGCGGCGTACAGTTCGGCACCAGCTGCGCGGGGGCGGAGGGCGTCACGGCGGCGGTGCGGAAGTACTGTAAAAAACCGCTGATGGTCAAGCTGTCCCCGAACGTCGGCGATATCGGCGAAATTGCCGCGGCGGCGGAAAGCGCGGGCGCCGACGCGATTTCCATGATCAACACCCTGACCGGCATGCGCATCGACATCCATACCCGCAGGCCGGTGATCCGCAACAATACGGGCGGGCTTTCCGGCCCGGCGCTGCTCCCGGTGGCCGTCCGGATGGTCAGTCAGGTATATAAAAGGGTGAAAATCCCCATCATCGGAATGGGCGGTATTTCCAAATGGCAGGACGCTGTAGAGATGCTTCTGGCCGGCGCTTCCGCGCTGCAGATCGGGACCGTGCTTTTTACCGATCCGTACGCGCCGGTGAAAATACTGGACGGGCTCAGCGAATATCTGGACAGGAACCATATTGCCAAAGCAGCCGAACTGACGGGAAAGATGATCCCATGGGAATCATAA
- a CDS encoding dihydroorotate dehydrogenase electron transfer subunit encodes MKYDVMLCKIAEKKQLTADVFDLTVEAGELAEAASAGQFAQLYVPGKTLRRPISICEIDRAAGTLRFVFQIRGEGTAWLADACPGGTLDILAPLGNGYSLGNTRQKAVFVGGGIGVPPLLEAAKAFGENAAVLTGFRNEESIILKEDFEKNGNRVLIATDDGSFGYYGLVTDLLKGLDFTVIFACGPVPMLKAVCRTAAARGVPCQISLEERMACGIGACLGCACRLKKDGTEFYGHVCKDGPVFDSETVVWEG; translated from the coding sequence ATGAAATACGATGTAATGCTCTGCAAAATTGCAGAAAAAAAGCAGCTGACCGCCGATGTTTTCGACCTGACCGTGGAGGCTGGCGAGCTGGCCGAAGCCGCGTCGGCAGGGCAGTTCGCCCAACTTTATGTGCCGGGAAAAACCCTGCGCCGTCCCATTTCCATCTGTGAAATCGACCGCGCGGCGGGAACCCTGCGCTTTGTTTTCCAGATTCGCGGGGAAGGCACCGCCTGGCTTGCGGACGCATGCCCCGGCGGTACGCTGGACATCCTTGCGCCGCTGGGAAACGGATATTCCCTCGGAAATACCCGACAAAAGGCAGTATTTGTCGGAGGGGGCATCGGCGTGCCGCCGCTTCTGGAGGCGGCGAAGGCCTTCGGGGAAAATGCGGCGGTTCTCACGGGCTTCCGCAATGAGGAAAGCATCATCCTGAAAGAGGATTTTGAGAAGAATGGAAACCGGGTGCTGATCGCGACCGACGACGGCTCCTTCGGCTACTACGGGCTTGTGACCGACCTGCTTAAAGGATTGGATTTTACCGTCATTTTTGCCTGCGGCCCCGTTCCCATGCTGAAAGCGGTGTGCAGGACCGCCGCCGCGCGCGGGGTGCCGTGCCAGATTTCCCTGGAGGAGCGCATGGCCTGCGGAATCGGCGCGTGCCTTGGCTGCGCGTGCAGGCTGAAAAAAGACGGGACGGAATTTTACGGCCATGTCTGCAAGGACGGCCCGGTCTTTGATTCTGAAACGGTCGTGTGGGAGGGATGA
- the pyrF gene encoding orotidine-5'-phosphate decarboxylase: MALDRLIEGIVKLQNPTVAGLDPLLDYVPNFIKEEAFTRYGETLEGAANAILEFNKGLIDALRGIVPAVKPQCAYYEMYGWHGVKALYDTIAYAKDRGLFVITDGKRNDIGSTMQAYAAAHLGTVAVGERTHVPFGGDALTVNPYLGSDGVTPLIDICGAQDKGIFVLVKTSNPSSGELQNQIFEGGETLYGTVGHLCEQWGEGLPGKYGYSGVGAVVGATYPEQLAELRRDLTHTFFLVPGYGAQGGGAKDVAPAFDENGLGAVVNASRSIMTAWKKSGAQETDYARAAAQEAKRMRDEIAKEIGAVSFPQKGSRQG, encoded by the coding sequence ATGGCACTGGACAGATTGATAGAAGGTATTGTAAAGCTGCAAAACCCCACGGTCGCGGGATTGGATCCCCTGCTTGACTATGTTCCGAACTTTATAAAGGAGGAAGCCTTTACCCGGTACGGCGAAACGCTGGAAGGAGCGGCCAACGCGATTCTGGAGTTCAACAAAGGGCTGATTGACGCTTTGCGCGGCATCGTGCCCGCCGTAAAGCCCCAATGCGCCTATTATGAAATGTACGGATGGCACGGTGTAAAGGCCCTGTACGATACAATCGCCTACGCGAAGGACAGGGGGCTGTTTGTCATTACCGACGGCAAGCGCAACGACATCGGTTCCACTATGCAGGCGTACGCTGCGGCGCACCTCGGCACGGTCGCGGTCGGGGAGCGGACCCACGTCCCGTTCGGCGGCGACGCGCTGACCGTCAACCCTTATCTCGGCTCCGACGGTGTTACCCCTCTGATCGATATTTGCGGGGCGCAGGACAAGGGGATTTTCGTGCTGGTAAAGACCTCCAATCCCTCCTCCGGCGAGCTGCAGAACCAAATTTTTGAAGGCGGGGAAACGCTTTACGGCACCGTCGGGCATCTTTGCGAGCAGTGGGGCGAAGGCCTGCCTGGCAAGTACGGATATTCCGGCGTCGGCGCGGTGGTGGGCGCGACCTATCCCGAACAGTTGGCGGAGCTGCGCCGCGATTTGACCCACACCTTTTTCCTGGTGCCGGGCTACGGCGCGCAGGGCGGCGGCGCAAAGGACGTTGCCCCGGCGTTTGACGAAAACGGCCTCGGCGCGGTGGTCAACGCTTCCCGCTCCATTATGACCGCATGGAAAAAGAGCGGCGCGCAGGAAACGGACTACGCCCGGGCGGCCGCGCAGGAAGCGAAGCGGATGCGCGACGAAATCGCAAAGGAAATCGGCGCGGTTTCCTTCCCGCAGAAGGGGAGCCGTCAAGGATGA
- a CDS encoding dihydroorotase, with protein MDRLLIRGARLLDPKSATDETGDILITDGVFTAVGGEIPCTDAEVIDARGLAAAPGLVDMHVHLRDPGFTEKEDILTGCRAAAAGGVTSLLCMPNTEPAVDTPKTVRYIRDKAQSADARVYVAAAITKGLKSEELNDLAALKSAGAVALSDDGRPVVNTLLMARALRLAAELDMRVVSHCEDLFLSQGGKLNEGAVSKRLGVKGVPAAAEDCGTAREIALAAAYGVPVHICHVSTKTSVALIRDAKRRGVRVTAETAPHYFALTENELLSRDADYRMSPPLRTEEDRLAVIEGLRDGTIDAIATDHAPHTPAEKSDFLSAPNGSVGMETSLAAGITCLVDQGFLTLTELLRLMGAAPADLLGIPAGALMAGAPADLVLFDPGERWTVDPDRLHGKSRNAVFKGRELTGKVKKTVCRGKVVFEDTGLR; from the coding sequence ATGGACAGACTGCTCATTCGCGGCGCAAGGCTTCTTGACCCGAAAAGCGCGACGGACGAAACAGGGGATATCCTGATCACGGACGGCGTTTTTACCGCCGTCGGCGGGGAAATCCCCTGTACGGACGCCGAGGTAATTGACGCGCGGGGACTGGCCGCCGCGCCCGGTCTGGTGGACATGCACGTCCATCTGCGCGACCCGGGATTTACCGAAAAGGAAGATATTCTGACCGGCTGCCGCGCCGCCGCCGCGGGGGGCGTCACCAGCCTGTTGTGCATGCCCAACACCGAACCGGCGGTCGATACCCCCAAAACGGTGCGGTATATCCGGGATAAAGCACAAAGTGCAGACGCGAGGGTGTATGTCGCGGCGGCGATTACAAAGGGCCTGAAAAGCGAAGAGCTGAACGATCTGGCGGCGCTCAAAAGCGCCGGGGCCGTCGCGTTGAGCGACGACGGACGGCCCGTCGTCAACACCCTGCTGATGGCGCGGGCTCTGCGCCTTGCTGCCGAACTGGATATGAGGGTGGTGTCCCACTGCGAGGATCTGTTCCTGTCACAGGGAGGCAAGCTCAACGAGGGGGCCGTTTCCAAAAGGCTGGGGGTAAAAGGCGTTCCCGCCGCGGCGGAGGACTGCGGCACCGCGCGGGAAATCGCGCTTGCGGCGGCTTACGGCGTCCCGGTGCATATCTGCCACGTCAGCACGAAAACCTCCGTCGCGCTCATCCGCGACGCGAAGCGGCGCGGCGTCAGGGTGACGGCGGAGACCGCGCCCCACTATTTTGCCCTGACGGAAAACGAACTGCTGAGCCGCGACGCGGATTACCGCATGAGCCCTCCGCTCCGTACGGAAGAGGACCGGCTGGCGGTGATCGAGGGGCTGCGCGACGGCACGATCGACGCGATCGCGACCGACCACGCGCCGCATACCCCCGCGGAGAAATCCGATTTTCTATCCGCGCCGAACGGAAGCGTCGGGATGGAAACGAGCCTTGCCGCGGGCATCACCTGCCTTGTGGACCAAGGGTTTCTCACGCTGACGGAGCTTCTCCGCCTGATGGGCGCCGCGCCCGCGGACCTGCTGGGGATTCCGGCGGGCGCGCTCATGGCGGGAGCGCCCGCGGACCTTGTGCTGTTCGACCCCGGCGAACGCTGGACGGTCGATCCCGACCGGCTGCACGGCAAAAGCAGGAACGCCGTCTTTAAGGGCAGGGAGCTGACCGGAAAAGTGAAAAAAACGGTTTGCCGGGGGAAAGTCGTCTTTGAGGATACAGGTTTGCGATAA
- a CDS encoding YdcF family protein: MMKKRIIKILTMVVSIAGLVWFLIPIHWGVLNIGNASGIAVCVLLFLTAVFSGAIGRKCKSSKGFRAFCRAVLVLFCVGVLWAAVLTGLMIYGAGAGQASPPADATVVVLGSKVSGTAPSADLRVRIETAAAYLRDHPNAKCIASGGQGKGELVTEASVIREHLVKNGIDASRILAEDTSVSTQENLSNSQALIEKNGLNPVMAIVTDDYHQYRAGRIAAGLKITSYPVSAPTPWYIFSSCYARELLALTKFFVFP, from the coding sequence ATGATGAAAAAACGGATTATAAAAATCTTAACAATGGTGGTTTCTATCGCGGGACTTGTCTGGTTTCTGATTCCGATCCATTGGGGTGTGCTGAATATCGGCAATGCGTCTGGAATCGCCGTATGCGTCCTCCTCTTTCTGACCGCCGTGTTTTCCGGCGCGATCGGCCGGAAATGCAAAAGCTCCAAAGGGTTCCGCGCTTTTTGCCGTGCCGTGCTGGTCCTGTTCTGTGTCGGGGTGCTGTGGGCCGCGGTGCTGACCGGGCTGATGATTTACGGCGCGGGAGCGGGACAGGCATCTCCGCCCGCGGACGCGACGGTGGTCGTGCTTGGCAGCAAGGTAAGCGGCACCGCGCCAAGCGCGGATTTGCGGGTGAGGATCGAAACGGCGGCCGCGTATCTGAGGGACCACCCCAACGCGAAATGTATCGCCAGCGGCGGGCAGGGAAAAGGGGAACTGGTGACGGAAGCTTCCGTGATTCGGGAGCACCTTGTGAAAAACGGGATCGACGCCTCCCGGATTCTCGCGGAGGATACGTCGGTTTCCACACAGGAAAACCTGAGCAATTCGCAGGCGCTGATTGAGAAAAACGGGCTGAATCCCGTGATGGCGATCGTTACGGACGACTACCACCAGTACCGCGCCGGCAGAATCGCCGCCGGACTGAAAATCACGTCCTATCCGGTCAGCGCGCCGACGCCGTGGTATATTTTTTCTTCCTGTTACGCGCGGGAACTGCTGGCGCTGACAAAGTTCTTTGTTTTCCCCTGA
- a CDS encoding NADH-dependent [FeFe] hydrogenase, group A6 has protein sequence MENMVNIKINGMPLSVPADSTVLEAARLAGIDIPTLCYLKGINEIGACRMCVVEVKGARSLVASCVYPVNEGMEVQTNTAKVQRSRKMTLEMLLSVHNRDCLACRRSGTCEFQTLCNELGVEQTDRFDGARPDATRDESTLHLIRDNSKCILCRRCVAACADQHVAVIGPNCRGFDTHIACSFEKPLSDVPCVSCGQCIVSCPTGALTERDQCDEVMAALNDPEKYVVVQTAPAIRATLGECFGLPVGTNVKGKMVAALRRLGFDKVFDTDFGADLTIMEEANELLERVQNGGPLPLITSCSPGWIKFCEYYYPELLPNVSSCKSPQQMTGAVIKTYYAQKNNIDPEKIVVVSVMPCVAKKFEVRREDQDGAGEGIPDTDIAISTRELAHLINMAHINFNRLPDEDFDPALGVSTGAAAIFGATGGVMEAALRTAADTLEGRSLDSVDYTEVRGMDGIKEAVYHVGGMDVKVAAVSGLNNANKVLEKVKNGEGGYHFIEIMCCPGGCINGGGQPIQPAAVRSFTDLKAERAKALYEEDRNLPLRKSHDSPLIKMVYEEFFEKPGSHKAHEILHTSYVPRKKY, from the coding sequence ATGGAAAACATGGTCAATATAAAAATAAACGGCATGCCCCTCTCAGTGCCGGCTGATTCCACGGTTTTGGAGGCGGCAAGGCTCGCCGGGATTGATATTCCGACCTTATGCTACCTGAAAGGGATCAATGAGATCGGTGCCTGCCGTATGTGCGTGGTAGAGGTAAAGGGCGCGCGCTCTTTGGTTGCTTCCTGCGTTTATCCGGTGAATGAGGGGATGGAGGTTCAGACCAATACGGCCAAGGTCCAGCGGTCCAGAAAAATGACGCTGGAAATGCTGCTTTCGGTCCACAACAGGGACTGCCTCGCCTGCAGGCGCAGCGGCACCTGCGAATTCCAGACCCTGTGCAATGAGCTGGGCGTGGAACAGACCGACCGTTTCGACGGGGCCAGACCCGACGCGACCAGGGACGAGTCGACCCTGCACCTGATCCGCGACAACTCGAAATGCATCCTCTGCCGCCGCTGCGTGGCGGCCTGCGCGGACCAGCACGTCGCCGTCATCGGCCCGAACTGCCGCGGCTTTGATACGCATATCGCCTGTTCTTTTGAAAAACCGCTCAGCGACGTTCCCTGCGTTTCCTGCGGCCAGTGCATCGTGAGCTGCCCGACCGGCGCTTTGACCGAGCGCGACCAGTGCGACGAGGTAATGGCCGCGCTGAACGATCCGGAAAAGTATGTGGTCGTACAGACCGCGCCCGCCATCCGCGCGACGCTCGGCGAGTGCTTCGGACTTCCGGTCGGCACCAACGTCAAGGGCAAAATGGTTGCCGCTCTGCGCCGCCTGGGCTTTGACAAGGTGTTTGATACGGATTTCGGCGCCGACCTCACCATCATGGAAGAGGCCAACGAGCTGCTTGAGCGCGTACAGAACGGCGGTCCGCTGCCGCTGATCACCTCCTGCTCGCCGGGCTGGATCAAATTCTGCGAATACTATTACCCGGAGCTGCTGCCCAACGTTTCTTCCTGCAAATCCCCGCAGCAGATGACCGGCGCGGTCATCAAGACGTATTACGCGCAGAAGAACAACATCGATCCGGAAAAGATCGTGGTCGTCAGCGTAATGCCCTGCGTCGCGAAGAAATTTGAAGTCCGGCGCGAAGATCAGGACGGAGCCGGCGAGGGCATCCCCGACACCGACATCGCGATTTCGACCCGCGAGCTTGCGCACCTGATCAATATGGCCCATATCAACTTCAACCGTCTGCCGGACGAGGATTTCGACCCTGCGCTGGGCGTTTCCACCGGCGCCGCGGCGATTTTCGGCGCGACCGGCGGCGTGATGGAAGCCGCCCTCAGAACGGCGGCCGACACGCTGGAGGGCAGAAGCCTGGATTCCGTGGACTATACCGAGGTGCGCGGAATGGATGGCATTAAAGAGGCTGTTTATCATGTCGGCGGCATGGACGTAAAGGTCGCCGCGGTCAGCGGACTGAACAATGCCAACAAAGTCCTGGAAAAGGTCAAAAACGGCGAAGGCGGCTATCACTTCATCGAGATCATGTGCTGCCCCGGCGGCTGCATCAACGGCGGCGGCCAGCCGATTCAGCCCGCGGCCGTCCGCAGCTTTACCGACCTGAAGGCGGAAAGGGCAAAGGCGCTTTACGAGGAAGACAGAAACCTGCCCCTGCGCAAAAGCCATGACAGCCCGCTCATCAAAATGGTCTATGAGGAATTCTTTGAGAAGCCGGGCAGCCATAAGGCCCATGAAATTCTGCACACAAGCTATGTTCCCCGTAAAAAGTACTAA
- the nuoF gene encoding NADH-quinone oxidoreductase subunit NuoF: protein MYRSNVLVCGGTGCTSSNSELIISKLKEEIAVRGLDKEVNVIRTGCFGLCALGPIMIVYPEGSFYSRVTPEDVPEIVEEHLLKGRIVKRLLYQETIVDDNTIKSLNHTPFYEKQNRVALRNCGVINPECIDEYIAVDGYTALGKVLTEMTPEEVVDVVKASGLRGRGGAGFPTGLKWSFAAKNQADQKYVCCNADEGDPGAFMDRSVLEGDPHSVLEAMAIAGYAIGSSQGYIYVRAEYPIAVKRLQIAIDQAREYGLLGKNIFNTGFDFDIGLRLGAGAFVCGEETALMTSIEGKRGEPRPRPPFPAVKGLFQKPTILNNVETYANITQIILKGADWFASMGTEKSKGTKVFALGGKIKHTGLVEVPMGTTLREIVEEIGGGVPDGHTFKAAQTGGPSGGCIPASYLDIPIDYDNLLSIGAMMGSGGLIVMDDTTCMVDIAKFFLEFTVDESCGKCTPCRIGTRRLLEVLEKITSGNGAMEDLDRLEELCYYLKENSLCALGQTAPNPVLSTLRYFRDEYVAHVTEHRCPAGVCKALTNYFILEDKCRGCTLCARNCPVGAITGSVKVPHVIDTKKCIKCGACMEKCKFSAIIKK from the coding sequence ATGTATCGTTCCAATGTACTGGTTTGCGGCGGTACCGGTTGTACCTCCTCAAACAGCGAGCTGATCATCTCAAAGCTCAAAGAAGAAATCGCGGTCCGGGGACTGGACAAAGAGGTCAATGTGATCCGCACCGGCTGTTTCGGCCTCTGCGCCCTCGGCCCGATTATGATTGTATATCCCGAAGGTTCTTTTTACAGCAGGGTGACTCCGGAGGATGTCCCCGAAATTGTGGAGGAACATCTTTTAAAGGGCAGAATTGTCAAACGTCTGCTTTATCAGGAGACCATCGTAGACGACAATACCATCAAGTCCCTGAACCATACGCCGTTCTATGAAAAACAGAACCGCGTCGCGCTCCGGAACTGCGGCGTCATCAATCCCGAGTGCATCGACGAGTACATAGCGGTGGACGGTTACACCGCACTGGGCAAGGTCCTTACGGAAATGACCCCGGAAGAGGTCGTCGACGTGGTGAAGGCTTCCGGCCTGCGCGGCCGCGGCGGCGCGGGCTTCCCGACCGGACTGAAATGGAGCTTTGCCGCGAAAAATCAGGCGGATCAGAAATATGTCTGCTGCAACGCCGACGAGGGTGACCCGGGCGCGTTTATGGACCGCTCCGTGCTGGAAGGCGACCCGCACAGCGTACTGGAAGCCATGGCGATCGCCGGTTACGCAATCGGCTCGTCCCAGGGCTATATTTATGTCCGCGCCGAGTACCCCATCGCGGTCAAGCGCCTGCAGATCGCCATCGATCAGGCGAGGGAATACGGCCTTTTGGGCAAGAACATTTTCAATACGGGATTCGACTTCGACATCGGGCTCCGCCTCGGCGCCGGCGCGTTTGTGTGCGGCGAGGAAACCGCTCTGATGACCTCCATCGAGGGCAAGCGCGGCGAGCCGCGCCCGCGTCCTCCGTTCCCGGCGGTCAAGGGCCTGTTCCAGAAGCCGACCATTCTCAATAACGTGGAGACTTACGCCAACATCACCCAGATCATCCTGAAGGGCGCGGACTGGTTTGCCTCCATGGGTACCGAAAAATCAAAGGGCACCAAGGTGTTCGCTCTGGGCGGAAAAATCAAGCACACCGGCCTTGTGGAAGTGCCGATGGGCACCACCCTGCGCGAGATCGTAGAGGAGATCGGCGGCGGTGTTCCGGACGGACATACCTTTAAGGCCGCTCAGACCGGCGGCCCCTCCGGCGGCTGTATCCCGGCCTCTTATCTGGACATCCCGATCGATTACGACAACCTGCTGTCCATCGGCGCCATGATGGGTTCCGGCGGACTGATCGTGATGGACGACACGACCTGCATGGTCGATATCGCGAAATTCTTTCTGGAATTCACCGTGGACGAATCCTGCGGAAAGTGCACGCCGTGCCGGATCGGCACCAGGCGCCTGCTGGAGGTGCTGGAGAAGATCACCAGCGGCAACGGTGCCATGGAGGACCTTGACCGGCTGGAAGAGCTGTGCTACTACCTGAAGGAAAACTCCCTGTGCGCGCTGGGCCAGACCGCGCCGAACCCGGTGCTTTCCACCCTGCGCTACTTCCGCGACGAGTACGTCGCCCATGTAACGGAGCACCGCTGCCCGGCCGGCGTCTGCAAGGCGCTGACCAACTATTTCATCCTTGAGGACAAATGCCGCGGCTGCACGCTGTGCGCGCGCAACTGCCCCGTCGGTGCGATCACCGGCAGCGTAAAGGTTCCTCATGTCATCGATACCAAGAAATGCATCAAGTGCGGCGCCTGCATGGAAAAATGCAAGTTCAGCGCCATCATCAAGAAATAA
- a CDS encoding (2Fe-2S) ferredoxin domain-containing protein — protein MKSLAELQAIRDRARSQVILRENNDNAIRVLVGMATCGIAAGARPVLNAMVEEVAKRGLANVTVTQTGCIGICQFEPVVEIVTPGQEKVTYVKMTPEKAVRVVNDHLVNGNVVTEYTIGANS, from the coding sequence ATGAAGTCTTTAGCGGAACTTCAGGCGATCAGGGATAGAGCCCGCAGTCAGGTTATTCTCCGCGAAAACAACGACAACGCGATCCGCGTTCTGGTGGGAATGGCCACCTGCGGGATCGCCGCCGGGGCGCGCCCGGTTTTGAACGCTATGGTGGAAGAAGTTGCTAAGCGCGGTCTTGCCAACGTCACGGTCACCCAGACAGGCTGTATCGGAATCTGCCAGTTTGAGCCGGTAGTGGAAATCGTGACGCCCGGGCAGGAAAAAGTGACTTATGTAAAAATGACGCCTGAAAAGGCGGTACGCGTGGTGAACGACCACCTGGTAAACGGCAATGTGGTAACGGAGTATACCATAGGCGCCAATTCGTAA
- a CDS encoding ATP-binding protein yields MRELSLNVMDIAQNSISAGAKLIEIDVCEEPRTDRLTIRISDDGAGMTAEQAARVTDPFFTTRTTRKIGMGVPLFKMEAEMTGGSLGVASQKGVGTTITAVFVPSHVDMIPLGDINSTVLLLITCNEDRDFVFHHKMDSREFTLDTRELRAVLGNEVRLNSPEVIQWIKNCLSEETQFIKEESTDEVFSGTSGDQG; encoded by the coding sequence ATGCGCGAACTGTCTTTAAACGTGATGGATATTGCACAGAATTCAATTTCCGCAGGTGCGAAGCTGATTGAGATCGACGTGTGTGAAGAACCGAGGACCGACAGACTGACCATCCGGATTTCGGATGACGGTGCCGGTATGACCGCCGAACAGGCGGCTCGTGTGACGGACCCGTTTTTCACCACCCGCACTACCCGCAAAATCGGGATGGGAGTGCCGCTCTTTAAAATGGAAGCCGAAATGACGGGCGGAAGCCTCGGCGTCGCTTCCCAAAAGGGCGTGGGAACCACAATCACCGCAGTCTTTGTGCCGTCCCATGTGGATATGATTCCGCTCGGGGATATCAATTCCACGGTGCTGCTGCTGATCACCTGCAACGAAGACAGGGATTTTGTCTTTCATCACAAAATGGATTCCCGAGAATTTACCCTTGATACGCGCGAACTGCGCGCGGTGTTAGGAAATGAGGTCAGGCTGAATTCACCGGAAGTGATACAGTGGATCAAAAACTGCCTCAGTGAAGAAACCCAATTCATTAAGGAGGAATCAACAGATGAAGTCTTTAGCGGAACTTCAGGCGATCAGGGATAG
- a CDS encoding NADH-quinone oxidoreductase subunit NuoE family protein: MQKRISSLPFQGTAGQREKLDEIIERHKQQRGAILPVLQEAQEVYGYLPAEVQSIVAEGLGVPLEEVYGVSTFYSQFSLTPKGKYNVSICLGTACYVKGAAAVLDKLTSVLGIQPEECTPDGKFSLTACRCVGACGLAPVLTVNGDVYGRMTPEEVEQVLAKYE; this comes from the coding sequence ATGCAAAAACGTATCAGCAGCTTGCCTTTCCAGGGAACCGCCGGGCAGCGGGAAAAGCTCGACGAGATCATCGAAAGGCACAAACAGCAAAGAGGCGCCATACTGCCTGTTTTGCAGGAAGCACAGGAGGTTTACGGCTACCTTCCGGCAGAGGTGCAGAGCATCGTTGCCGAGGGACTGGGCGTACCGCTGGAAGAAGTATATGGTGTTTCCACCTTTTATTCCCAGTTTTCGCTTACCCCTAAAGGAAAATACAACGTGTCAATCTGCCTGGGGACGGCCTGCTACGTCAAGGGGGCGGCGGCGGTGCTGGACAAATTGACTTCCGTTTTGGGTATCCAGCCGGAGGAGTGCACTCCGGACGGTAAATTTTCGCTGACTGCCTGCCGCTGCGTGGGTGCCTGCGGTCTGGCTCCGGTACTGACGGTGAACGGGGATGTTTACGGACGCATGACCCCGGAGGAAGTGGAACAGGTACTGGCAAAATACGAATAA